The Juglans regia cultivar Chandler chromosome 2, Walnut 2.0, whole genome shotgun sequence genome includes a window with the following:
- the LOC109011139 gene encoding putative transferase At4g12130, mitochondrial — MHRFKSSLRYPKFAAYSFVSKRFSHLETTGSLASLLGSRSVVRFRGPDTLKFLQGLLTNDVRRFGEPLGERTSTFPTPNLPAMSVPPMYAALLTPQGRFLYDLFLYVPPRPEAKLDRNGSGPGSNSDESFQLFADVDATVLDELLQTFRKYRLRSKVEIENVAEDFSCWQRYGGNLSEKSLSAEEPEAASVGWGGGVDRTGVSASRGVNLGWQWFKDPRLDSLGFRGIFPSDTIPPLVEADKETDEQNYLLWRLQKGVAEGSTEIPKGEAIPLEYNLAGLNAISFDKGCYVGQELVARTHHRGVIRKRAVPLRFLSDSGEDVEQKVAPGSEVKDDSSHKKVGTVTTALGCRGLGLLRLEDAFKGSGALTIQGREDVKVEAFRPDWWPAEWFQEHQQHSAVA, encoded by the exons ATGCACCGCTTCAAATCCTCTCTTCGGTATCCCAAATTCGCTGCATACAGTTTCGTATCAAAACGTTTCTCTCACCTCGAAACCACCGGGTCCCTGGCCTCGCTCCTCGGGTCCCGCTCTGTGGTCCGCTTCCGAGGTCCTGATACTTTGAAGTTCCTCCAGGGCCTGCTGACGAACGATGTACGGAGGTTCGGTGAACCTCTGGGCGAGAGAACCTCGACCTTTCCCACGCCCAATTTGCCCGCCATGTCTGTCCCGCCCATGTACGCCGCGCTCTTGACCCCCCAAGGAAGGTTTCTGTACGACCTGTTCTTGTACGTGCCGCCGAGGCCTGAGGCCAAGCTCGATAGGAACGGTTCCGGACCCGGCTCGAACTCGGACGAGTCGTTCCAGCTGTTTGCGGATGTGGATGCAACTGTTTTGGATGAGCTCTTGCAGACCTTCAGGAA ATACCGATTAAGGTCTAAGGTTGAGATTGAGAATGTCGCAGAAGACTTCTCTTGCTGGCAGCGTTATGGTGGGAACCTTTCTGAAAAATCGTTATCTGCAGAAGAACCAGAGGCTGCCAGTGTTGGCTGGGGTGGTGGTGTTGATCGCACTGGAGTGTCAGCTTCACGTGGAGTTAATCTTGGATGGCAATGGTTTAAGGATCCCAGATTGGATTCTCTTGGTTTCAGGGGGATCTTCCCATCGGACACGATAC CACCTTTGGTCGAGGCTGACAAAGAAACAGATGAACAGAATTATCTACTCTGGAGGTTGCAGAAGGGAGTTGCAGAAGGCTCGACTGAGATTCCAAAAG GAGAGGCAATTCCACTTGAATACAATCTTGCGGGTCTGAATGCAATAAGCTTTGACAAAGGGTGCTACGTGGGCCAAGAGCTTGTTGCTCGTACGCATCACCGGGGTGTCATTCGCAAGCGTGCAGTTCCTTTAAGGTTTCTCAGTGATAGTGGAGAAG ATGTGGAGCAGAAAGTCGCTCCTGGCTCAGAAGTAAAGGACGATAGCTCCCACAAGAAGGTTGGTACGGTGACAACTGCACTAGGGTGTCGTGGGCTGGGACTTCTGCGGTTGGAGGATGCCTTCAAAGGATCGGGTGCATTGACTATACAAGGACGCGAGGATGTTAAGGTCGAGGCTTTTAGACCAGATTGGTGGCCTGCTGAATGGTTTCAAGAGCATCAACAACACAGTGCTGTTGCTTAG